The genome window GAGCGGATCTCTGACGTCTGGCATGGTAGCAGGGGCGCTGGTAGGCGGATTTGTCGGAGGGACATCGATCGTCGGTACGGGTGAGCTCGCTTTTTCATACGGTCTGGCTTCCCTCTGGTTTACACTGGGGGGCGGAGTGGCAGTGATCCTGCTCGGATTGTCGGCCAGCCGTTTTCGCCAGCTTCAGGTCGAGACGCTGCCAGAGCTCATCGGCTTGCAGTACGGTGCACGCGCACAATTGGGAAGCAGCTTGTTTTTATCGCTGGGGATGTTCATCCAGGTGATCGCGCAAATCCTCGCCGCGCTCCCGTTTGTTTCGGTATTTTGGCAGTCCTCCTTACCGGTCTTGGCACTGATTCCCTCTCTCTTGATCATCGCCTATGTATGGGCGGGAGGCTTTATGGGTGCTAGCCTTGTGGGGACGTTCAAGACCGTCATGCTGATCGTGCTCTTGTTCGGTACAGGAGCTTGGTTATGGGGGACGATGGATGCGGGCACATTCGCTAGGTGGTGGCAGGAAGGCAGGATGAATCTGGTCGTACCGGAGGCAAAAATGGGCTGGGCGCAAGGGGCCTCGATGGTCGTGGGCATTTTCTCGACGCAGGCTTACCTGCAGCCGATCTTTGCCGGTCGTTCGGCACGAGAGGCTCGCAGCGGGGCTGTTATCGCAGGGGGCATTATCGTTCTGGTCGGCCTGGTCAGTGCGTGGATCGGCATGTTCATGTATGATGCGCATCCAGAGCTGACTCCGCGCGAAGCAATTCCGCAGT of Brevibacillus choshinensis contains these proteins:
- a CDS encoding sodium:solute symporter family protein, producing MASIPFLICFSFILLLTVAAGIAAKRRVKKTSDFTNASGSLTSGMVAGALVGGFVGGTSIVGTGELAFSYGLASLWFTLGGGVAVILLGLSASRFRQLQVETLPELIGLQYGARAQLGSSLFLSLGMFIQVIAQILAALPFVSVFWQSSLPVLALIPSLLIIAYVWAGGFMGASLVGTFKTVMLIVLLFGTGAWLWGTMDAGTFARWWQEGRMNLVVPEAKMGWAQGASMVVGIFSTQAYLQPIFAGRSAREARSGAVIAGGIIVLVGLVSAWIGMFMYDAHPELTPREAIPQFFLQVAPDGVAGAAYAIILLSVVMTGAALTLSIATILNKDLIQRYTARFREDRRKMAVSRFLILATIAISYIIVCWDDQAKILHWAFLSMTLRGVTIFFPVVFYLFHIHPIHPKWAVAAVWGAPLFSLIWTWWLLPITEMDPIVVSGIWSALALLAGWLQWKREVRRELALQQTHSR